From Paenibacillus physcomitrellae, the proteins below share one genomic window:
- a CDS encoding S-layer homology domain-containing protein, with protein sequence MRRWMQTAVRAALAIMLTIQDGGLLTPGPVSAAAAAEAPTAPQLKAGYYHSVSLISSGTVYTWGQDSYGQLGNNSTVSGIASPVMVKKLTGIVDVDSGVRSSMALKQDGTVWMWGGNMNGQLGIGSTANSSVPVQVPGLRSISAISGGVGYHSMALTSDGTVWTWGKNDSGELGDGTQIQRDTPVQVAGLTDVKAIAAGGYFSLALKNDGTVWAWGVNENGELGDGSGQDQYTPVQVSGLSGVQSIAAGGSFALALKEDGTVWTWGENKYAQLGDGTRTNRTTPVQASNLEHITAIAGGGYHSLALDDNGNVWGWGDNSQGQLGQGNKTLTTRPLQVAGITGVKLIAAGGFHSLAMRKDGVVWGWGLNTSGQLGTGNAESQLAPVQTRAVLDTTPPDTGGGLPAASDLSEDAMTISWPAATDNLLNQEELQYQLYWSEWSDLDTVSLVENNGTPVGDYAENQLFRRVSGLTPGMPYYFYVIVRDGAGLKSVYNVLEASISMPAIYTVTYAGNGNTEGEAPVDGALYAQGAQLIVPGNSGGLAKTGSVFGGWNTEPDGSGIHYAPGDQLTIGTDNMILYAQWVPVSGAETLTAESFSPLNKADGVPVDTDITLTFNQPVSGVSGKKVVVKQVADGQTAAELDAGDSAQVQISDAIVTFHIPHSLAFETAYYIEIEPGAFTNAEGKDYDGMQGVDGWSFTTATGDMDPGGPGTGPFDTALSSLSLRTVSGPVRLAPAFDRNRYDYSAEAAFAAAAVTIAGEVYDNRVSVTASVYNGSGSEEPAAGPVGMVPGVPSPAFPLAVGANRIELTVAAPDTSVSKYTIFLTRAAESSPDQPPVVLPPSGGDPVPERSAPQPPPIAEPQDVQVLLNGSQTPELGGVASSSTAEVDGRTVANVKLDAIKLQGVLSTLGTAENPDVAIASLQAADQFRFELPEALLATLRSSPGGTMELKTPFGGLQIPFSELGALGPDNLQEEAEGSAEGGVTVLLSRSGQDTLERMRGAAGQAGLALMGEPLDIAVQISDRSGAAELSGFGTYVALEIPLLAGDAADGATGWNKTNSPADPTAAVILQPDGSLFPVPVFISGDTAQISSLSTGSFMLVQKRVEFSDVPAGHFAEKAVYDLASRLIMQGYQVNEPIAGLSEGADQFEPGQPVTRAEFAQVIVRALGLAGEAPQSPSFADVEPGAWYAAATDLAQQYGILQGYADGTYRPENVLTRQEAMAIIARSMKLAGVEIKAEAQELNGFADGKLVSAWAQPAAAALVKAGIIAGNGSELQPFDPITRGELAVMIRRLLIQTSLINGDD encoded by the coding sequence ATGAGACGATGGATGCAAACGGCTGTACGCGCGGCATTGGCTATTATGCTGACTATTCAAGATGGGGGTTTGTTGACGCCAGGTCCTGTTTCTGCGGCTGCTGCTGCGGAAGCTCCAACGGCTCCCCAGCTCAAAGCAGGCTACTATCACAGCGTATCGCTGATCAGCAGCGGAACGGTTTATACCTGGGGACAAGACAGTTACGGCCAACTGGGCAACAATTCTACGGTCTCGGGAATAGCTTCGCCGGTGATGGTTAAGAAGTTGACAGGAATCGTCGATGTGGACTCCGGTGTGCGTAGCTCCATGGCATTAAAGCAGGACGGGACCGTTTGGATGTGGGGAGGCAACATGAACGGCCAACTTGGAATCGGTTCGACGGCAAATTCATCTGTGCCTGTTCAGGTACCTGGCTTACGTTCTATTTCCGCCATTTCCGGAGGCGTCGGGTACCACAGTATGGCGCTGACCAGCGACGGTACTGTGTGGACCTGGGGGAAAAACGACAGCGGCGAGCTGGGCGACGGGACACAGATTCAGCGGGATACTCCGGTGCAGGTTGCCGGCTTGACGGATGTCAAGGCCATTGCCGCAGGAGGGTATTTCAGCCTGGCCTTAAAGAACGACGGCACTGTATGGGCTTGGGGGGTTAATGAAAACGGCGAGCTGGGCGACGGATCGGGTCAGGATCAATATACGCCAGTCCAGGTAAGCGGGTTAAGCGGAGTCCAATCCATAGCGGCTGGCGGTTCCTTTGCGCTTGCTTTAAAGGAAGACGGCACTGTGTGGACCTGGGGCGAAAATAAATATGCCCAGCTTGGCGATGGCACAAGGACGAACCGGACAACTCCCGTGCAGGCATCCAATCTTGAGCATATAACGGCTATAGCCGGTGGGGGTTACCACAGCTTGGCTTTGGACGACAACGGAAATGTCTGGGGCTGGGGAGACAACAGTCAGGGACAGCTTGGCCAAGGCAACAAAACGTTGACTACCCGCCCTTTGCAGGTGGCCGGCATTACCGGTGTTAAGCTGATAGCCGCCGGCGGCTTTCATAGTTTGGCGATGCGCAAGGATGGTGTGGTCTGGGGCTGGGGCCTTAATACTTCTGGCCAGCTCGGAACAGGCAACGCTGAAAGTCAGTTGGCGCCCGTACAGACCAGGGCTGTGCTGGATACAACGCCGCCGGATACGGGCGGCGGATTGCCGGCAGCTAGTGATTTAAGCGAAGATGCTATGACCATCAGCTGGCCGGCGGCTACCGATAATCTCCTGAATCAGGAGGAACTGCAGTATCAGCTGTACTGGTCCGAGTGGTCCGACCTGGATACGGTTAGCCTGGTTGAAAATAACGGGACGCCGGTCGGCGATTATGCGGAAAATCAGCTATTCCGGCGGGTTTCAGGGCTAACGCCGGGAATGCCCTACTATTTTTATGTCATCGTCAGGGATGGGGCCGGACTTAAAAGCGTCTACAACGTGCTAGAGGCATCGATCTCTATGCCGGCCATTTACACCGTAACCTATGCCGGAAACGGGAATACGGAAGGGGAGGCTCCGGTGGACGGCGCGCTTTACGCCCAAGGGGCACAGCTTATCGTGCCCGGCAACAGTGGCGGTTTAGCCAAAACAGGCAGTGTGTTTGGGGGCTGGAACACGGAGCCGGACGGCAGCGGCATTCATTACGCGCCCGGTGATCAGCTAACCATCGGGACGGACAACATGATTTTGTATGCGCAGTGGGTCCCTGTTTCCGGTGCGGAAACGCTCACTGCAGAATCTTTTTCTCCGCTTAACAAAGCTGACGGCGTGCCGGTGGACACTGATATTACGTTGACTTTTAACCAGCCGGTTAGCGGGGTATCCGGCAAAAAGGTAGTGGTCAAGCAGGTCGCTGACGGACAAACGGCTGCCGAGCTGGATGCCGGAGATTCGGCCCAGGTTCAAATCTCCGATGCTATAGTTACCTTCCATATACCACACAGCCTGGCTTTTGAGACCGCTTATTACATTGAAATTGAACCCGGCGCATTTACGAATGCTGAAGGCAAGGATTATGACGGCATGCAAGGCGTGGACGGCTGGTCCTTTACGACAGCCACCGGTGATATGGATCCCGGCGGTCCGGGGACAGGGCCGTTTGACACGGCGTTAAGCTCGCTTAGCTTGCGAACGGTTTCGGGACCTGTAAGGCTTGCCCCGGCCTTTGACCGAAATCGTTATGATTATTCGGCCGAAGCGGCGTTTGCAGCCGCGGCCGTAACGATAGCCGGAGAGGTTTACGATAACCGGGTTTCCGTGACGGCCAGCGTGTACAACGGCAGCGGGAGTGAGGAGCCGGCAGCCGGACCGGTCGGAATGGTTCCTGGTGTGCCAAGCCCGGCTTTCCCACTTGCGGTGGGCGCCAATCGGATCGAGCTGACCGTTGCCGCGCCTGACACATCGGTATCGAAATATACCATTTTCCTTACCCGGGCCGCGGAGTCATCACCGGATCAGCCGCCGGTTGTCCTTCCTCCGTCCGGAGGCGACCCGGTTCCTGAAAGAAGTGCTCCGCAGCCGCCGCCGATCGCAGAACCACAAGACGTTCAGGTTTTACTGAACGGAAGTCAAACACCTGAGCTTGGCGGGGTAGCCTCAAGCAGCACTGCGGAAGTGGACGGGCGAACGGTTGCAAACGTCAAGCTGGATGCCATCAAGCTGCAAGGGGTATTGAGTACGCTGGGGACGGCGGAGAACCCGGACGTGGCCATTGCCTCCCTGCAAGCCGCAGACCAATTCCGCTTCGAGCTTCCTGAAGCCTTGCTGGCGACATTAAGAAGCAGCCCCGGAGGAACTATGGAGCTGAAGACGCCGTTTGGCGGCTTGCAAATTCCGTTTTCGGAGCTGGGCGCGCTTGGCCCGGACAACCTGCAAGAAGAGGCGGAGGGTTCAGCGGAAGGCGGAGTTACGGTGCTTCTTTCACGGAGCGGTCAGGATACGCTGGAACGTATGCGGGGGGCGGCCGGGCAAGCAGGCCTTGCGCTTATGGGTGAGCCGCTGGATATTGCCGTCCAGATCTCGGACAGGAGCGGGGCTGCGGAGCTTTCCGGCTTTGGCACTTATGTCGCGCTGGAAATTCCGCTTTTGGCCGGAGATGCTGCAGATGGAGCAACCGGCTGGAACAAAACGAACAGCCCCGCCGATCCTACCGCTGCCGTAATTTTGCAGCCGGATGGTTCTCTTTTTCCGGTGCCTGTGTTCATCAGCGGGGATACGGCCCAAATCAGCAGCTTGAGTACGGGAAGCTTCATGCTGGTGCAAAAACGAGTGGAGTTCTCCGATGTTCCGGCCGGCCATTTTGCGGAAAAAGCGGTTTATGACTTGGCGTCGCGCCTAATCATGCAAGGCTATCAAGTGAATGAACCGATTGCCGGATTGTCGGAGGGGGCTGATCAGTTTGAGCCTGGCCAACCCGTTACAAGAGCCGAATTTGCGCAAGTTATCGTTCGTGCGCTCGGTCTTGCAGGGGAAGCCCCGCAGAGTCCGTCCTTTGCGGATGTGGAACCCGGAGCCTGGTATGCTGCAGCGACCGACCTGGCTCAACAATACGGGATTTTGCAGGGGTATGCGGATGGAACTTATCGTCCCGAAAATGTTCTTACACGCCAGGAGGCGATGGCGATCATCGCGCGCTCCATGAAATTGGCTGGGGTGGAGATTAAGGCTGAGGCGCAGGAGCTGAACGGTTTTGCGGATGGCAAGCTGGTTTCGGCGTGGGCGCAGCCTGCAGCAGCAGCATTGGTGAAGGCAGGAATTATAGCGGGGAACGGCTCCGAGCTCCAGCCCTTTGATCCGATAACAAGGGGAGAACTGGCGGTTATGATCCGGCGGCTGCTGATCCAAACCTCGCTTATCAATGGGGATGACTGA
- a CDS encoding AI-2E family transporter, translating into MLPLYKKYWRTIFDIALIVLTVYLVMFLFSKLYQLAAPVFLSFFVFMLIEPFARFLNRRGMKKPFASAISVILFLVVLLGLLFGAGFLIAIRINHIYDNLPSYAALLQNHFRDATIYLQDRLDALPPSVTDKLNGYFADATNLLTKWLKVMLSYLVNTLGSFSSFMANFGIAIILAFFLSMEIKDWRRIAYEKTPKTVKIAFDFLRTHVFRAIGSYLKAQFILMTITFVLVLIGLFILGAGNAVTMALICAVFDILPLLGVSTILVPWIIYLFIIGNTPLAIGLIVVLAVVLLVRQLLEPKVTGNSIGVSSAYLMLSFAIVSMSLFGVAGLILSPILLILIKELMQQGYLQKWIRLPQEEFVVSPFSPGSSEQGEQRAAGENKPQVQGTYSERIRLRRSESKRSNSKQSSQIPADPDRSNDES; encoded by the coding sequence ATGCTGCCTCTATATAAAAAATATTGGCGTACCATCTTTGATATTGCTTTAATTGTACTTACCGTATACCTGGTCATGTTTCTGTTCAGCAAACTGTACCAGTTGGCAGCACCGGTATTTCTGTCTTTTTTTGTCTTCATGCTGATTGAACCTTTTGCCCGGTTCCTGAACCGGAGAGGGATGAAGAAACCTTTTGCTTCCGCTATTTCCGTCATTCTGTTTCTTGTCGTTTTGCTTGGGCTGCTGTTTGGCGCCGGCTTTCTCATTGCGATCCGGATCAACCACATTTACGACAATCTGCCAAGCTACGCGGCGCTGCTCCAGAATCATTTCAGGGACGCCACCATCTACTTGCAGGACAGGCTGGACGCGCTTCCTCCATCTGTAACCGATAAGCTCAACGGGTATTTTGCCGATGCGACCAACCTTTTGACCAAATGGCTGAAAGTGATGCTGTCTTATTTGGTCAACACGCTGGGATCTTTCTCCTCGTTTATGGCCAACTTTGGCATCGCCATCATTCTGGCTTTCTTTCTGAGCATGGAAATTAAAGACTGGCGCCGTATCGCTTATGAGAAGACACCGAAGACCGTCAAGATTGCTTTTGACTTCTTGCGCACTCATGTCTTCCGGGCGATTGGCTCTTATTTAAAGGCCCAATTTATCCTTATGACCATCACCTTTGTCCTCGTCCTGATCGGGTTGTTCATACTCGGAGCCGGCAACGCTGTTACTATGGCTTTGATCTGTGCAGTTTTTGACATTCTCCCACTGCTGGGGGTATCCACAATACTGGTGCCTTGGATCATTTACTTGTTTATTATCGGTAATACACCGCTTGCTATTGGATTGATCGTCGTGCTTGCCGTTGTTCTGCTGGTGCGCCAGCTTCTTGAACCTAAAGTAACCGGCAATTCCATCGGGGTTTCATCCGCTTATCTGATGTTGTCCTTTGCCATTGTCTCCATGTCCTTATTTGGAGTAGCCGGCCTTATTCTTTCGCCGATCTTGCTGATCCTGATCAAAGAACTGATGCAGCAAGGTTATCTGCAGAAGTGGATCAGGCTGCCTCAAGAAGAATTTGTGGTGTCCCCGTTTAGTCCGGGAAGTTCCGAACAAGGGGAACAGCGGGCCGCCGGAGAGAACAAACCGCAGGTTCAAGGCACCTACTCCGAGCGGATTCGTCTCAGACGCTCAGAATCGAAGCGTTCCAATTCAAAGCAGTCCAGTCAGATCCCTGCAGACCCAGATCGTTCAAACGATGAATCTTAA
- a CDS encoding NusG domain II-containing protein — protein MLKIRKADWLLIAIVLLAVAGYFGGKALFERADAYAAGKLEARITVNGELYKQVPLTQEEQVIDMRTKYGHNVLKVYDNGIRMTVSDAPLPIALKMGFISKPGERIICVPNRVLVEIVSAGSEQPGSETDPLKDGLDAVVN, from the coding sequence ATGCTGAAGATTAGAAAGGCAGACTGGTTATTGATTGCGATTGTCCTGCTGGCGGTGGCCGGTTATTTCGGCGGCAAAGCGTTGTTTGAACGGGCGGATGCTTATGCGGCCGGTAAGCTGGAGGCACGGATCACGGTGAACGGAGAGCTGTACAAGCAGGTTCCGTTAACGCAGGAAGAGCAAGTTATTGATATGCGGACTAAATACGGACATAACGTTTTAAAGGTATACGATAACGGAATTCGCATGACAGTGTCAGATGCTCCGCTTCCGATTGCTCTGAAGATGGGATTCATCTCCAAACCCGGAGAACGAATCATTTGTGTTCCTAATCGGGTGCTGGTCGAAATTGTTTCAGCCGGTTCAGAGCAACCCGGAAGCGAGACGGATCCCCTTAAAGACGGACTGGACGCTGTCGTGAACTAA
- a CDS encoding GTP-binding protein: MSSTSGLTMGEKTRVPITVLSGYLGSGKTTVLNHVLQNRDGLKVAVIVNDMSEVNVDAALVRGEANLSRTNEKLVELSNGCICCTLREDLLKEVKELAEAGRFDYILIESTGIGEPVPVAQTFTYADEELGIDLTSLARLDCLVTVVDAARFWHDFGSGESLLDRGEATGEEDTRDVVDLLIDQIETCDVLLLNKCDLVAEEDLVKLERVIRSLQRTAKLIRTVRGEVNPAEILNTGLFDWEAASGSEAWLEELGKEAHVPESDEYGIGSFVYRRRKPFHPERLAAFMNDWPQQIVRAKGTVWLAAKEDMAAMLSQAGPSIQFGPAGYWVAGLPEAEQREMLETEPEILQHWDEQWGDRLTELVLIGIGYDRSEIEPRLDECLLTELEMAEDWSVFVNPLPWTSSAFAEPGLNS, from the coding sequence ATGAGTTCAACATCAGGATTGACCATGGGAGAAAAGACAAGGGTGCCGATTACCGTGCTTAGCGGTTATTTGGGTTCAGGAAAAACAACAGTGCTGAATCATGTCTTGCAAAATCGTGACGGCTTAAAAGTAGCTGTCATCGTAAACGATATGAGTGAAGTCAATGTGGATGCTGCGCTGGTTCGCGGGGAAGCCAATTTATCGAGAACCAACGAGAAGCTGGTTGAGCTGTCTAACGGCTGCATATGCTGCACACTTCGGGAGGATTTGCTGAAGGAGGTCAAGGAGCTGGCTGAAGCCGGACGGTTTGATTACATTCTGATCGAATCGACAGGGATTGGTGAACCCGTACCGGTGGCACAGACTTTTACATATGCCGATGAGGAGCTGGGTATTGATCTGACTTCGCTGGCCAGACTGGATTGTTTGGTTACCGTCGTGGATGCAGCGCGGTTCTGGCATGACTTCGGCTCAGGAGAAAGTTTGCTGGACAGAGGTGAAGCGACCGGTGAAGAAGATACAAGGGATGTAGTCGATTTGCTGATTGACCAGATTGAAACCTGTGATGTCCTTCTTTTGAACAAATGTGATCTTGTTGCCGAGGAGGACCTAGTCAAGCTGGAGCGGGTGATCCGCAGCCTTCAGCGGACCGCCAAGCTGATCCGGACCGTGCGTGGAGAAGTAAATCCGGCCGAAATCCTTAACACGGGTTTGTTTGATTGGGAAGCCGCCAGCGGGAGCGAGGCCTGGCTGGAAGAGCTCGGGAAAGAGGCTCATGTGCCTGAATCGGATGAATATGGCATTGGTTCGTTTGTTTACCGGCGCAGAAAGCCGTTCCACCCGGAGCGTTTGGCGGCCTTTATGAACGATTGGCCTCAGCAAATCGTCCGGGCGAAGGGGACGGTATGGCTTGCAGCTAAAGAAGATATGGCAGCGATGTTAAGTCAGGCGGGCCCCTCTATCCAGTTTGGTCCTGCCGGGTATTGGGTGGCCGGATTGCCGGAGGCCGAGCAGCGGGAGATGCTGGAGACAGAGCCGGAAATTTTGCAGCATTGGGATGAGCAGTGGGGGGACCGGCTGACAGAGCTTGTGCTGATCGGTATAGGTTATGACCGTTCTGAAATCGAGCCGAGACTGGATGAATGCCTGCTGACTGAATTAGAGATGGCAGAGGACTGGTCAGTTTTCGTTAATCCTCTTCCATGGACAAGCAGCGCATTTGCGGAGCCTGGCTTAAATAGTTGA
- the rpmG gene encoding 50S ribosomal protein L33, producing the protein MRVIVTLACTECGDRNYTTTKNKRNHPERLEMRKYSPRLKKYTIHRETR; encoded by the coding sequence ATGCGAGTAATTGTTACTCTGGCATGCACGGAATGTGGAGATCGTAACTATACGACTACCAAAAATAAAAGGAATCATCCGGAACGTTTGGAAATGCGTAAATACAGCCCTCGGCTAAAAAAATACACGATTCACCGGGAAACCCGCTAA
- a CDS encoding metal ABC transporter ATP-binding protein — protein MILSSMRNVVFGYGNEPVVENISLDIYAGEFLGITGPNGAAKTTILKLLLGLLKPWSGSVHLHPEVLEEGKLVIGYVPQQVASFNSGFPSKVIELVRSGCYSRLGLFRKFSSEQEAIVEKSLKQVGMWEHRHARIGELSGGQKQRICIARALAQQPNVLILDEPTTGMDHQSRIGFYELMKHYVKVHRLTVIMVTHGLDEMSAYLDRVISLERKESEEWKCLTTSSCSVRFGPEVS, from the coding sequence TTGATCTTGTCATCGATGCGAAATGTTGTTTTTGGTTACGGCAATGAACCTGTCGTTGAGAATATATCGCTGGACATCTATGCCGGAGAGTTCCTTGGCATTACCGGTCCGAACGGAGCAGCCAAAACCACGATTCTTAAGCTGCTCCTCGGATTGCTGAAGCCTTGGAGCGGGAGTGTTCATCTCCATCCGGAGGTTTTGGAGGAAGGAAAGCTGGTAATCGGCTACGTGCCGCAGCAGGTCGCTTCCTTTAATAGTGGGTTTCCGAGCAAAGTCATCGAGCTGGTTCGTTCCGGCTGCTATTCCCGGCTGGGCTTGTTCCGCAAATTCAGCAGCGAACAGGAAGCGATCGTAGAGAAAAGCCTGAAGCAGGTAGGCATGTGGGAACACCGGCACGCCCGGATCGGCGAGCTGTCAGGCGGACAGAAACAGCGGATCTGCATTGCAAGGGCGCTGGCTCAGCAGCCGAACGTGCTTATTTTGGATGAGCCCACTACCGGGATGGACCACCAGAGCCGGATCGGTTTCTACGAATTAATGAAGCATTATGTGAAGGTCCACCGTCTTACGGTCATTATGGTTACCCATGGCCTTGACGAGATGAGTGCCTATCTGGACCGGGTAATCTCGCTGGAGCGAAAGGAAAGTGAAGAGTGGAAATGTTTGACTACGAGTTCATGCAGCGTGCGTTTTGGGCCGGAGGTTTCATAG
- a CDS encoding metal ABC transporter permease, translated as MEMFDYEFMQRAFWAGGFIGIIAPILGVYLMLRRQALIADTLSHVSLAGVALGSVLHLNPVVSGFVVAIAGGLVIERLRRTYLTYSEVPVAIIMTSGLALAVLLMSLKSNLNKSFSAYLFGSIVAVNEQQLWMIGFVALIGLIFFILFRRPLYNLTFDEETARIGGVHVRLLSFCFSVLTGMTVASAMPIVGVLLVSSLMVLPAALALKISRGFLSAVIIAVVAGLAGIFSGLSASYYINTPPGGTISLILLLFFLVGLAMQKIILRSKRRRRFARPS; from the coding sequence GTGGAAATGTTTGACTACGAGTTCATGCAGCGTGCGTTTTGGGCCGGAGGTTTCATAGGAATTATTGCCCCTATTCTGGGCGTTTATCTGATGCTGCGAAGACAGGCGCTTATTGCGGATACCTTGTCGCACGTTTCATTGGCCGGCGTGGCTCTGGGCTCTGTACTTCATTTGAATCCAGTGGTGAGCGGTTTTGTTGTGGCTATCGCAGGCGGATTGGTGATCGAGCGGCTTCGCCGTACTTATTTGACCTACAGCGAAGTTCCGGTGGCCATTATCATGACTTCAGGCCTTGCGCTGGCCGTATTACTTATGAGCTTAAAGAGTAATCTGAATAAAAGCTTCAGCGCTTATTTGTTCGGCTCTATTGTAGCCGTGAATGAACAGCAGTTATGGATGATTGGTTTTGTGGCTTTGATTGGCCTTATTTTCTTTATTCTGTTTCGCCGCCCACTGTACAATCTCACCTTTGATGAGGAAACCGCCCGTATTGGCGGTGTGCATGTGCGGCTGTTGTCTTTCTGCTTCTCGGTATTGACCGGAATGACGGTGGCTTCTGCTATGCCGATCGTAGGTGTACTGCTCGTGTCTTCTTTGATGGTGCTGCCGGCCGCGCTTGCACTTAAAATTTCGCGGGGGTTCCTATCAGCGGTTATTATAGCGGTCGTGGCGGGTCTCGCAGGCATTTTCAGCGGTCTTTCGGCTTCCTACTATATAAATACCCCTCCGGGCGGCACGATTTCCTTGATTCTGCTGTTGTTCTTCCTGGTCGGGCTCGCTATGCAAAAGATCATTCTCCGCTCCAAGCGGCGCAGACGGTTTGCCAGACCTTCTTAA
- a CDS encoding CobW family GTP-binding protein, with the protein MDNKTPVIVLSGFLGSGKTTLLIKLLLEARRGALKPGILMNELGRQDVDGLILNEETGFSIEKLLDGCVCCSKKEDLARSLLTLLYTRPDLLLIELTGVANPVEIASLLSQPPFAERLTVKHSITVMDAEHALDYSSLFASDKQLVRTLRQQVEAADLVLVNKTDLASQTQVSKVLNLVHRYNPKTAVQTTQKAEIDVRKLLEGIPSTQQLQLENKPPYSAQRELRHSSHGTQHLHVIQQHPQQELQQKPQHVHDYQHEHQAAGSEAAHASFSAVQTFTLPCSAERSFSREELEHFLAGLSGQIVRAKGYVKLEGEGTTLIQYAGGRFSYEASRYPGSGYIVIIGLHVHPDESAEQWERLIRQDRIRS; encoded by the coding sequence ATGGATAATAAAACACCTGTTATTGTATTGAGTGGATTTCTGGGCAGCGGAAAAACGACTCTGCTGATCAAATTGCTTCTGGAAGCAAGACGCGGGGCTTTAAAGCCAGGAATTCTGATGAACGAATTAGGACGGCAGGATGTAGACGGCCTTATTCTGAATGAAGAGACCGGCTTCTCGATAGAAAAATTGCTGGACGGCTGTGTGTGCTGCAGCAAAAAGGAAGATCTGGCCCGCAGCTTGCTGACTCTGCTTTATACCCGCCCCGATCTCCTGCTAATCGAGCTGACAGGAGTAGCTAATCCCGTTGAAATTGCCTCCCTGCTGTCCCAGCCGCCTTTTGCAGAACGCTTAACGGTCAAACATAGCATTACCGTCATGGATGCTGAGCATGCACTGGATTACAGCAGTCTTTTTGCATCAGATAAACAGCTTGTCCGCACGCTGCGCCAGCAGGTGGAAGCCGCTGACCTGGTGCTGGTCAACAAAACCGATCTGGCCTCCCAAACTCAAGTTTCCAAAGTGCTAAATCTGGTTCACAGGTACAACCCCAAGACTGCCGTGCAAACCACGCAGAAGGCCGAAATTGACGTTCGCAAGCTGCTTGAAGGCATTCCCTCCACTCAGCAGCTGCAGCTTGAGAATAAACCGCCCTATTCCGCGCAGCGTGAGCTCAGGCATTCTTCACACGGAACCCAACACTTGCATGTGATTCAACAACATCCTCAACAGGAACTTCAGCAAAAGCCTCAACATGTCCATGACTATCAGCACGAGCATCAAGCCGCGGGTTCCGAAGCCGCTCATGCTTCTTTCTCCGCTGTTCAGACCTTTACCCTTCCTTGTTCAGCGGAACGCTCGTTCTCGCGGGAAGAGCTTGAGCATTTCCTTGCCGGTCTGTCCGGGCAAATAGTGCGCGCTAAGGGTTATGTAAAGCTGGAGGGCGAAGGAACGACCCTGATTCAGTATGCAGGAGGCCGGTTCTCTTATGAAGCTTCTCGTTATCCCGGTTCAGGTTATATCGTAATTATCGGTCTTCACGTACATCCTGATGAATCCGCTGAGCAGTGGGAGCGGCTGATCCGCCAGGACCGTATACGTTCCTGA